A single Triticum dicoccoides isolate Atlit2015 ecotype Zavitan chromosome 2A, WEW_v2.0, whole genome shotgun sequence DNA region contains:
- the LOC119353397 gene encoding uncharacterized protein LOC119353397, translating into MAVADAVLPSPPPPPPARIVVVVRFALTPMLALGRVLCVAGGALACLCFAAAWVTSVAAAAQIVARRSWGEGSAPFLFLQALTYGALKVCVCSFLVFVALAVLWACVACVIALVSGSTPGFKKSASGPITRESVAGLFRLLRPVVLGLVADVAFFLLALAGLLVAMMSPHVEGSISQGEMVGSVIEDVGTFGIHARRDSLRCDPSSRS; encoded by the exons ATGGCCGTCGCCGACGCGGTgctgccctcgccgccgccgccaccgccggcgcgGATCGTCGTCGTCGTGCGCTTCGCCCTCACCCCGATGCTGGCGCTCGGGCGCGTCCTCTGCGTCGCGGGGGGAGCCCTCGCCTGCCTGTGCTTCGCCGCTGCGTGGGTCACCTCCGTGGCCGCGGCTGCACAGATCGTGGCGCGCCGCTCCTGGGGCGAGGGCTCCGCCCCCTTCCTCTTCCTCCAGGCGCTCACGTACGGGGCTCTCAAGGTCTGCGTCTGCAGCTTCCTTGTGTTCGTCGCGCTTGCCGTCCTGTGGGCGTGCGTGGCCTGCGTGATTGCACTTGTATCTGGATCCACTCCGGGATTCAAGAAG AGCGCCTCCGGACCAATCACGCGGGAGTCGGTTGCAGGCTTGTTTAGGCTTCTGCGCCCTGTGGTGCTTGGATTGGTCGCGGATGTGGCCTTCTTCCTGCTAGCGCTCGCTGGTCTTCTGGTAGCAATGATGTCGCCACATGTGGAGGGATCGATATCTCAGGGGGAAATGGTTGGTTCTGTAATCGAGGATGTGGGGACATTTGGTATACACGCGAGACGCGACAGCTTGCGTTGTGATCCCAGCTCTCGTTCTTAG
- the LOC119353399 gene encoding uncharacterized protein LOC119353399, which yields MTVAEPEMPASERRLVALARWDALIFLYYGIVWVGTAASLAKVIARGALGEVEGSAVLAAASWLSHHSLIFAAVFTPVALILVGATGVRSAYNTRKDIKEPPKTLHQVAQMMLKDPVIVGALVLLVFLPLISHEDLVVGLLLVKESQREHVRSVLRDVGSLGVSAVFCFIMLPTTVLRQWRMK from the exons ATGACCGTCGCCGAGCCGGAGATGCCGGCGTCGGAGCGCAGGCTCGTGGCCCTCGCCAGGTGGGACGCGCTCATCTTCCTGTACTACGGGATCGTGTGGGTCGGCACCGCGGCGTCCCTCGCCAAGGTCATCGCGCGCGGCGCTCTGGGCGAGGTCGAGGGTTCCGCCGTGCTCGCGGCGGCGTCCTGGCTCTCCCACCACTCCCTTATCTTCGCTGCCGTGTTCACCCCCGTTGCCTTGATTCTCGTCGGCGCCACCGGAGTGCGCTCCGCGTACAACACCAGGAAG GATATCAAAGAGCCCCCGAAAACTCTTCACCAGGTTGCGCAGATGATGCTCAAGGATCCTGTCATTGTTGGAGCGCTTGTTTTGCTGGTCTTCCTCCCGCTCATAagtcatgaagatttggtggtcgGTCTGTTGCTTGTGAAAGAATCTCAGAGGGAACATGTTCGTTCAGTATTGAGGGATGTAGGGTCATTGGGTGTCAGCGCAGTATTTTGTTTCATCATGTTGCCCACTACGGTGCTGAGGCAGTGGAGGATGAAGTAA